One Comamonas endophytica DNA window includes the following coding sequences:
- a CDS encoding SAM-dependent methyltransferase: protein MSAAPSSRGTLYLVPAPLDFGCDSQSPLGDVLPEATLRRAAGLTHWICENAKSTRGYLNRIAPLFPLAAPLQAQSIVELPREAHKKGDHGDRGSAVFDAKLLLAPALQGHDIGLVSEAGMPAIADPGSSIVRAAHDLGLTVAPLVGPVSLLLTLAASGLNGQNFAFVGYLPQDGAARGQRIRELEALALRQGQTQLFIETPYRNPALWQALLQTLQPNSRLALAAGLTLATARIESRLVREWKQLPVPADNRTPVVFALGR, encoded by the coding sequence ATGAGCGCCGCCCCCTCCTCCCGCGGCACGCTGTACCTCGTGCCCGCGCCGCTGGACTTCGGCTGCGACAGCCAGTCCCCGCTGGGCGACGTGCTGCCCGAGGCCACGCTGCGCCGCGCCGCCGGCCTCACGCACTGGATCTGCGAGAACGCCAAGAGCACGCGCGGCTACCTGAACCGCATTGCCCCCCTCTTCCCGCTGGCCGCGCCGCTGCAGGCGCAGTCCATCGTCGAGCTGCCGCGCGAGGCGCACAAGAAAGGCGACCACGGGGACAGGGGCAGCGCGGTGTTCGATGCCAAGCTGCTCCTGGCGCCGGCCCTGCAGGGCCACGATATCGGCCTGGTCAGCGAAGCCGGCATGCCAGCCATTGCCGACCCGGGCAGCTCCATCGTGCGCGCCGCGCATGACCTGGGGCTGACGGTGGCGCCGCTGGTCGGCCCGGTCTCGCTGCTGCTGACGCTGGCCGCCAGCGGGCTCAACGGCCAGAATTTCGCGTTTGTCGGTTACCTGCCGCAGGACGGCGCGGCGCGCGGCCAGCGCATCCGCGAGCTCGAGGCGCTGGCGCTGCGCCAGGGCCAGACCCAGCTGTTCATCGAGACGCCCTACCGCAACCCGGCGCTGTGGCAGGCGCTGCTGCAGACGCTGCAGCCCAACAGCCGCCTGGCGCTGGCCGCGGGTCTGACGCTGGCCACGGCGCGCATCGAGAGCCGGCTGGTGCGCGAGTGGAAGCAACTGCCGGTGCCGGCGGACAACCGCACGCCGGTGGTGTTTGCACTGGGGAGGTGA